A window of Ipomoea triloba cultivar NCNSP0323 chromosome 2, ASM357664v1 contains these coding sequences:
- the LOC116010674 gene encoding pathogen-associated molecular patterns-induced protein A70, producing MEKNSVRSDHQYNRSSQKAAIEEDRSEISVMDLRKSTTPKAASAVASKKPADAAVKKAVAPPAKKLERKPTTEDINQSAEAFIQKFKHQLLLQRLESIENYEQMLRRGT from the coding sequence ATGGAGAAGAACTCCGTGAGATCTGATCATCAATACAATCGGAGCAGCCAGAAGGCCGCCATCGAAGAGGATAGAAGCGAGATTTCAGTTATGGATCTGAGGAAAAGCACTACGCCTAAGGCCGCCTCCGCCGTCGCCTCAAAGAAGCCGGCGGACGCCGCCGTGAAGAAGGCGGTTGCGCCACCGGCAAAGAAGCTGGAACGAAAGCCGACGACGGAAGATATAAACCAAAGCGCGGAAGCATTCATCCAAAAGTTTAAGCATCAGCTGCTCCTTCAGAGGCTCGAGTCCATTGAGAACTACGAACAAATGCTTAGGAGAGGAACATGA
- the LOC116009774 gene encoding probable polygalacturonase At1g80170 has product MRLFEYSSFSSKPIFSVVNFFVYGAYIFATIENANGFEGLIQLPKSGSFPINKSGPLIVNVIDFGAVGDGITDDTNAFQDAWEIACSSPSRANIVVPDGQFIVGPINFTGPCTSKVSLRVLGCIVAPEDPKVWDGLDKNKWLYFVKVKHLTVEGGGTINGMGHRWWAESCKINKTNPCQHAPKAMTFHRCNYLRVNGIVMLNSQQMHLAFTSCVKVTVSRLKILAPSGSPNTDGIHISASTHVTVKECTIGTGDDCISIVGNSSRIRITNITCGPGHGISIGSLGKSNSWANVHDVSVRGAFLSNTENGARIKTWQGGSGFVRKIIYENLMMENVSNPIIIDQYYCDSANPCSNQTSAVGISRVSFARIKGTSATKEAIRFACSDSSPCRNLYLQDIELVSPSGGSTSSFCWEAYGSTTGLVYPPPCFPSAKTITQPVIQHSNLTSM; this is encoded by the exons ATGAGGCTCTTCgaatattcttctttttcttcaaaaccCATCTTCTCTGTTGTCAATTTCTTTGTGTATGGTGCATATATCTTTGCCACGATTGAGAATGCAAATGGCTTCGAAGGTTTGATACAGCTCCCAAAATCTGGGTCCTTTCCTATTAACAAATCTGGACCTCTTATTGTAAATGTTATTGATTTTGGAGCTGTAGGGGATGGCATTACTGACGACACTAAT GCTTTTCAGGATGCCTGGGAAATAGCATGTTCTTCACCGTCTCGAGCAAATATTGTTGTTCCTGATGGACAGTTCATTGTTGGACCAATTAATTTTACTGGACCTTGCACGTCAAAGGTGTCTCTGAGG GTCTTGGGTTGTATTGTTGCACCAGAAGATCCTAAGGTCTGGGATGGTTTGGATAAAAATAAATGGCTCTATTTCGTCAAAGTGAAACACTTGACTGTAGAAGGGGGAGGAACAATAAATGGGATGGGTCATAGATGGTGGGCTGAGTCTTGCAAGATCAACAAAACAAAT CCTTGTCAACATGCTCCAAAG GCAATGACCTTCCACAGATGTAATTACTTGAGAGTCAATGGCATCGTGATGCTAAATAGTCAACAAATGCACTTAGCTTTTACCAGTTGTGTCAAGGTCACAGTTTCCCGTCTTAAGATCTTAGCACCTTCCGGTAGCCCTAACACTGATGGAATTCATATCAGTGCATCTACACATGTTACTGTCAAGGAGTGCACTATTGGCACAG GAGATGACTGCATATCCATAGTTGGAAACTCCTCACGAATTCGTATCACAAACATTACTTGTGGTCCAGGCCATGGTATAAG TATTGGAAGCTTGGGAAAATCAAATTCATGGGCTAATGTGCATGATGTTAGTGTGAGAGGAGCATTTCTTTCGAATACAGAGAACGGGGCGAGGATTAAAACATGGCAG GGAGGTAGCGGGTTTGTGAGGAAGATTATTTATGAGAACCTGATGATGGAGAATGTCTCGAATCCAATTATAATAGATCAGTATTACTGCGACTCAGCGAATCCATGTTCAAACCAG ACTTCTGCTGTCGGTATCAGTAGAGTGTCTTTTGCAAGAATTAAAGGAACTTCAGCTACCAAAGAGGCAATACGATTTGCCTGCAGCGATAGCTCCCCGTGTAGGAACTTATATTTGCAGGATATCGAACTCGTTTCACCCTCTGGTGGGAGTACATCGTCTTTCTGTTGGGAGGCCTATGGCTCCACCACAGGTCTCGTCTACCCTCCTCCCTGTTTTCCTTCTGCTAAAACTATAACTCAACCTGTGATCCAGCACAGCAACCTTACCTCCATGTGA